In Sideroxyarcus emersonii, one DNA window encodes the following:
- a CDS encoding efflux RND transporter permease subunit: MSMGVSGRIARIFLHSQMTPLLALVAVLLGLFAVLVTPREEEPQINVTMANVLIAYPGASAQDVANTVATPAEQVLSQIAGVDHVYSVSQPGMAVLTVQFKVGEQHVPSLVKLYDVILSHADWLPPTLGVSQPIIKAKGIDDVPVLAVTLWRENGIGGVALTQVAHAIEAELKRVGGTREVSTLGTTPRVVRVLLDPEALNAHQLSVQEVRNALQASNVSQSAGNLVQNNREVLVQTGVFLSDAREVSQLVVGVTDGKPVFLRDVAEILDGADQPTSYVWMGSGAAGEDKNIKAKGEFGAVTIAVTKKPGENAVDVADKLLHRVDELKGSVIPDDVKVTVTRNYGETANDKAMKLIKKLFFATFAVVALVWFALGRREAAIVGVAVLLTLAVTLFASWAYGFTLNRVSLFALIFSIGILVDDAIVVVENIHRRRELAQHQPLSEIIPEAVDEVGSPTILATFTVIAALLPMAFVSGLMGPYMSPIPINASMGMLISLAIAFIITPWLAHKLAAPHHAVVKDERDSKIMHFFRNRLSPFLNKEHGKPARRKLWLGIMGALLFAVSLAVVKLVVLKMLPFDNKSEFQVVVDMQSGTALEQTAGVMHEIGAYLATVPEVTDYEAYAGTASPINFNGLVRQYYLRSAAEQGDIQVNLQDKHHRSRSSHQIATAVREPIEKIAKVWGAKVKVVEVPPGPPVMSPIVAEIYGPEYNGTRQVATKVREQFVATPDIVGIDDTVSEVAAKEVLRVMQSKAALLGVAQRDIVDAVQVALSGQDVTALHDADAKYAPPIRLGLPAEKRSRIDDVLKLKVRARDGAMVPLSEVVQVVKMQRDYPIYHKDLLPVVYVTGDMAGKLDSPLYGMFGINGKTSGMDLEQGGKLQSYFIKQPSDPYSSYALKWDGEWQVTYETFRDMGIAYAVGLVLIYLLVVAQFKSYIVPLVIMAPIPLTIIGVMPGHALFGAQFTATSMIGMIALAGIIVRNSILLVDFVNLQLRDGVDLQHAVINAAAARAKPILLTGLAAMLGALFILDDPIFNGLALSLIFGILVSTLLTLIVIPVLYYATLYKKFQ; the protein is encoded by the coding sequence ATGAGCATGGGCGTTTCCGGTCGTATCGCCAGGATATTCCTTCACTCCCAGATGACGCCATTGCTGGCGCTGGTGGCGGTCCTGCTCGGCCTGTTCGCAGTGCTGGTGACGCCGCGCGAAGAAGAGCCGCAGATCAACGTCACCATGGCCAACGTGCTGATCGCCTATCCGGGGGCATCGGCGCAGGATGTGGCAAACACGGTGGCGACGCCTGCCGAGCAGGTACTGTCACAGATCGCCGGCGTCGATCACGTGTATTCGGTGTCGCAGCCGGGCATGGCTGTACTGACGGTGCAATTCAAGGTGGGGGAGCAGCACGTCCCATCGCTGGTGAAGCTGTATGACGTCATCCTGTCGCACGCCGATTGGCTGCCTCCGACACTGGGCGTGTCCCAGCCCATCATTAAGGCCAAGGGCATCGACGATGTGCCGGTACTGGCGGTCACGCTGTGGCGCGAGAATGGCATCGGCGGGGTGGCGCTGACGCAGGTTGCGCATGCCATCGAAGCGGAATTGAAGCGAGTCGGCGGCACCCGCGAAGTGTCGACCCTGGGAACGACGCCGCGCGTAGTCCGGGTGTTGCTCGATCCGGAAGCCCTGAATGCGCACCAGCTCTCGGTGCAGGAAGTGCGTAATGCACTGCAGGCATCCAATGTCTCCCAGAGTGCGGGTAATCTGGTGCAGAACAATCGCGAGGTGCTGGTGCAGACGGGCGTTTTCCTCAGCGATGCCCGGGAAGTCAGCCAGTTGGTGGTCGGGGTGACCGACGGTAAACCGGTATTCCTGCGCGACGTTGCTGAAATACTGGATGGTGCCGACCAGCCGACCAGTTATGTGTGGATGGGTTCGGGAGCGGCAGGAGAAGACAAGAACATCAAGGCCAAGGGCGAGTTCGGTGCGGTGACCATCGCGGTGACCAAGAAGCCGGGCGAGAACGCAGTCGATGTTGCCGACAAGCTGCTGCATCGCGTGGACGAGTTGAAGGGCAGCGTGATTCCCGACGACGTGAAAGTGACCGTTACGCGCAACTACGGCGAGACCGCCAACGACAAGGCGATGAAGCTCATCAAGAAATTGTTCTTCGCCACTTTTGCCGTGGTCGCCTTGGTGTGGTTTGCGCTTGGCCGGCGCGAAGCCGCGATCGTCGGCGTGGCCGTGCTGCTGACCCTGGCGGTGACGCTGTTTGCATCCTGGGCTTATGGTTTTACGCTGAATCGAGTGTCCCTGTTCGCGCTGATCTTCTCCATCGGCATCCTGGTCGACGACGCGATCGTGGTGGTCGAGAATATCCACCGGCGCCGCGAACTGGCCCAGCATCAGCCATTGTCGGAAATCATCCCGGAGGCTGTGGACGAGGTCGGCAGCCCGACTATCCTGGCTACCTTTACCGTCATTGCGGCGCTGCTGCCGATGGCGTTCGTCAGCGGCCTGATGGGACCCTACATGAGCCCGATCCCGATCAATGCCAGCATGGGCATGCTGATCTCGCTGGCGATCGCCTTCATCATCACGCCCTGGCTGGCGCACAAGCTGGCAGCCCCGCACCATGCGGTGGTCAAGGACGAACGCGACAGCAAGATCATGCACTTTTTCCGCAACCGTCTGTCGCCGTTCCTGAACAAGGAGCACGGCAAGCCGGCGCGCCGCAAGCTGTGGCTGGGAATCATGGGGGCTCTGCTGTTCGCGGTGTCTCTGGCCGTGGTCAAGCTGGTGGTGCTGAAGATGCTGCCATTCGACAATAAATCCGAGTTTCAGGTGGTGGTCGACATGCAGAGCGGTACGGCGCTGGAGCAGACCGCCGGCGTGATGCATGAGATCGGCGCATATCTGGCGACCGTGCCGGAAGTGACGGATTACGAGGCCTACGCGGGAACGGCTTCGCCCATCAATTTCAACGGACTGGTGCGTCAATACTATCTGCGCAGTGCGGCGGAGCAGGGCGATATACAAGTCAACCTGCAGGACAAGCACCATCGTTCCCGCAGCAGCCATCAAATCGCCACTGCGGTGCGCGAGCCGATCGAAAAGATCGCCAAGGTCTGGGGCGCAAAGGTCAAGGTTGTCGAGGTGCCGCCGGGACCGCCGGTGATGTCGCCCATCGTCGCCGAGATATACGGACCGGAATATAACGGCACCCGCCAGGTGGCGACCAAGGTGCGCGAGCAGTTTGTCGCCACCCCCGACATCGTCGGCATTGATGATACCGTGAGCGAGGTCGCCGCCAAGGAGGTGTTGCGCGTGATGCAGAGCAAGGCAGCCCTGCTCGGCGTGGCCCAGCGCGATATCGTGGATGCGGTTCAGGTCGCCTTGTCGGGGCAGGATGTGACCGCGCTGCACGATGCCGATGCGAAGTATGCGCCGCCGATACGCCTGGGATTGCCCGCGGAGAAGCGCAGTCGCATCGATGACGTGCTGAAGCTCAAGGTTCGCGCTCGCGACGGTGCGATGGTGCCCCTGTCGGAGGTGGTGCAGGTGGTGAAGATGCAGCGCGATTATCCGATCTACCACAAGGACCTGCTGCCGGTGGTCTATGTGACCGGCGATATGGCCGGCAAGCTGGATAGTCCGTTGTATGGCATGTTCGGCATCAACGGCAAGACCAGCGGCATGGATCTGGAGCAGGGCGGCAAGCTGCAATCCTATTTCATCAAGCAGCCTTCGGATCCCTATTCGAGCTATGCATTGAAGTGGGATGGCGAATGGCAGGTCACCTATGAGACCTTCCGTGACATGGGCATCGCTTATGCCGTGGGGCTGGTGCTGATCTACCTGCTGGTGGTGGCGCAGTTCAAGAGCTACATAGTGCCGCTGGTCATCATGGCGCCGATCCCGCTTACCATCATCGGCGTAATGCCCGGACATGCGCTATTCGGCGCGCAGTTCACCGCAACCTCGATGATCGGCATGATCGCCTTGGCCGGCATCATCGTGCGGAACTCCATTCTGCTGGTGGATTTCGTCAATCTGCAGCTGCGGGATGGCGTGGATCTGCAGCATGCGGTGATCAACGCTGCCGCGGCGCGCGCCAAGCCGATCCTGTTGACCGGGCTGGCGGCCATGCTGGGAGCATTGTTCATCCTGGACGACCCCATCTTCAATGGCCTGGCCTTGTCGCTGATCTTCGGCATCCTGGTGTCGACCTTGCTGACGCTGATCGTCATCCCGGTGCTTTATTACGCAACGCTGTACAAGAAATTCCAGTAA
- a CDS encoding efflux RND transporter periplasmic adaptor subunit — translation MKLNLGLFFGLSVCLFAPVQAAEPLATAAVQLREVEQTYSIDGVVEATRQSTVSAQISGRVKAIYFDVGDRVSKGQVILRIDEREANQALAGSRAQLSQAEAALQNARLNYERSKQLFEQKFISQAALDKAKSDYEVAKAQAAASEAGAEQSALAQSYTSVLAPYPGVVAARLVELGEMVTVGKPLMTGFDPSQLRVIASVPQEKLKDIGSHPVVTVEVPSLERWIKAASVTVQPSADVRTHSTQVRVDLPANQANLYPGMFVRTHFVVGKEKKMLIPNSAVVHRSEVVAVYVVDEKDVPHLRQVRLGEVNEQNEIEVLAGLNIGERVARDAVKAGMAAAESKR, via the coding sequence ATGAAACTGAATCTTGGTCTGTTTTTTGGTTTGTCGGTCTGCCTGTTCGCACCAGTCCAGGCGGCGGAGCCGCTGGCGACCGCTGCGGTGCAGTTGCGCGAAGTCGAGCAGACATACAGTATAGACGGCGTGGTCGAGGCGACACGCCAATCCACCGTGTCGGCCCAGATATCGGGTCGCGTGAAGGCGATCTATTTCGATGTCGGGGATCGCGTCAGCAAGGGGCAGGTCATCCTGCGCATCGACGAGCGCGAGGCAAACCAGGCCTTGGCGGGCAGCAGGGCACAATTGTCGCAGGCGGAGGCGGCATTGCAGAATGCGCGGCTGAACTACGAGCGCTCAAAGCAGCTGTTCGAACAGAAATTCATCAGCCAGGCGGCACTGGACAAGGCCAAGTCGGATTACGAAGTGGCGAAGGCTCAGGCAGCGGCGAGCGAGGCGGGTGCGGAGCAATCGGCCCTGGCACAGAGCTACACATCCGTGCTTGCGCCCTATCCCGGCGTGGTAGCCGCGCGCCTGGTGGAGCTGGGCGAGATGGTGACTGTGGGCAAGCCATTGATGACCGGCTTCGATCCGTCGCAACTGCGGGTCATTGCCAGTGTGCCGCAAGAAAAACTCAAGGATATCGGCAGCCATCCCGTCGTGACGGTGGAAGTCCCTTCGCTGGAGCGCTGGATCAAGGCCGCTTCGGTCACAGTGCAGCCTTCGGCGGATGTGCGCACGCACAGTACTCAGGTGCGCGTCGATCTGCCAGCCAACCAGGCTAACCTCTATCCCGGGATGTTCGTGCGCACGCATTTTGTGGTGGGCAAAGAGAAGAAAATGCTGATTCCCAATAGTGCGGTCGTACATCGCAGTGAGGTCGTGGCGGTATATGTGGTGGACGAGAAGGATGTGCCGCACCTGCGTCAGGTACGCCTGGGCGAGGTGAACGAACAGAATGAGATCGAGGTGTTGGCCGGTTTGAATATCGGCGAACGTGTTGCCCGCGATGCGGTGAAGGCCGGGATGGCGGCCGCGGAGAGCAAGCGATGA
- a CDS encoding metalloregulator ArsR/SmtB family transcription factor → MTNALIDKDEHILQASLAMKAIAHPLRLKILCVLADSELSVQEIVDSVGTSQSNISQHLAILRDKGVLSTRKDANRVFYRIGDPRTLRLVGMMRDVFCTV, encoded by the coding sequence ATGACGAACGCACTGATTGATAAAGACGAACACATTCTGCAAGCATCGCTGGCGATGAAGGCTATCGCCCACCCTTTGCGATTAAAGATACTCTGCGTACTGGCGGACAGCGAACTGAGTGTCCAGGAGATCGTGGATAGTGTGGGAACCTCGCAAAGCAATATTTCCCAGCACCTCGCCATCCTGCGGGACAAAGGAGTATTGTCGACGCGTAAGGACGCCAACAGGGTGTTCTATCGTATCGGCGATCCGCGTACCCTCCGGCTGGTGGGGATGATGCGCGATGTGTTCTGTACTGTATAA
- the gpmI gene encoding 2,3-bisphosphoglycerate-independent phosphoglycerate mutase, with the protein MTNHPTQAITPVLLLILDGFGYREDADFNAVAHAHKPNWEKIWSEYPHTLINASELHVGLPNGQMGNSEVGHLNIGAGRVVYQDLTKVDLAIENGSFFGNPALLQAATTAKQHDTALHILGLLSPGGVHSHEAHIHAMLELAARTGLKKIFIHAFLDGRDTPPRSAAQSLQALQDKCAQLGAGRIASMVGRYFAMDRDNRWERVQIAYDMLASGKAPYHAATPQAALESAYARGENDEFVQATIVGDPIAMQDGDVAVFMNFRADRAREITRALTEEKFEGFTRSRFPRLANFTTLSSYGEDFHLPCAYTADEIHNSFGEYLSNLGLKQLRIAETEKYAHVTYFMNGGKEQPFPGEDRILVPSPKVATYDLKPEMSAFEVTDKLEAAIRSRQYQAILCNYANGDMVGHSGIMDAAVTAVEALDVCIGRVVKAMLECGGEVLITADHGNAEQMLDRTTHQAHTAHTLNPVPFIYIGRKANIAPTGTGALQDVAPTLLAMMGLPQPPEMTGKSLIHIL; encoded by the coding sequence ATGACCAACCATCCTACTCAAGCTATCACTCCCGTCTTACTGCTCATACTCGACGGCTTCGGCTATCGCGAAGATGCCGACTTCAACGCTGTCGCCCACGCGCACAAACCGAACTGGGAAAAAATCTGGAGTGAGTATCCGCATACTTTAATCAACGCTTCCGAATTGCATGTCGGGCTACCTAACGGGCAAATGGGCAATTCCGAGGTAGGCCATCTGAACATTGGCGCCGGCCGCGTGGTATACCAAGACCTGACCAAAGTCGACTTGGCCATCGAGAACGGCAGCTTCTTCGGCAATCCAGCGTTACTGCAGGCAGCGACAACGGCCAAACAGCACGACACTGCACTGCACATCCTCGGCCTGCTCTCCCCGGGAGGGGTGCATAGCCATGAGGCGCATATCCACGCCATGCTGGAACTGGCAGCGCGCACAGGATTAAAGAAAATATTCATCCACGCCTTCCTCGACGGACGCGACACGCCACCGCGCAGCGCAGCGCAATCGCTGCAGGCGCTGCAGGACAAATGTGCGCAACTCGGTGCCGGGCGCATCGCCAGCATGGTCGGGCGTTACTTCGCAATGGACAGGGACAATCGCTGGGAACGCGTGCAGATCGCCTACGACATGCTTGCTTCCGGCAAGGCTCCATACCATGCAGCCACTCCGCAGGCCGCACTGGAATCTGCTTATGCACGCGGTGAAAACGACGAGTTCGTGCAGGCCACCATCGTCGGCGACCCCATCGCGATGCAGGATGGAGACGTGGCCGTTTTCATGAACTTCCGTGCCGACCGGGCACGAGAAATCACCCGCGCCCTGACCGAGGAGAAGTTCGAAGGTTTTACCCGCAGCCGCTTCCCCAGGCTGGCGAACTTCACCACGTTAAGCAGTTACGGTGAAGATTTTCACCTGCCGTGCGCATATACCGCCGACGAAATCCACAACAGTTTCGGCGAATACCTGTCCAATCTGGGGCTGAAGCAGCTGCGTATCGCCGAAACAGAAAAATATGCACATGTCACTTATTTCATGAACGGCGGCAAGGAGCAACCTTTCCCCGGCGAAGACCGCATCCTCGTGCCCTCACCCAAAGTCGCCACTTACGACCTGAAGCCAGAAATGAGCGCATTCGAAGTCACCGACAAACTGGAAGCAGCCATTCGCAGCCGGCAGTACCAGGCCATCCTGTGCAATTACGCTAACGGCGACATGGTAGGCCACAGCGGCATCATGGACGCTGCAGTCACGGCGGTGGAAGCGCTGGATGTCTGCATCGGTCGCGTGGTGAAGGCGATGCTGGAATGCGGCGGCGAAGTTCTTATCACCGCCGACCACGGCAATGCCGAACAGATGCTGGATCGCACGACACACCAGGCGCACACTGCACACACCCTCAATCCGGTTCCGTTCATCTATATCGGGCGCAAGGCGAACATTGCGCCGACCGGAACAGGCGCACTACAGGATGTCGCCCCCACCTTGCTGGCAATGATGGGACTGCCACAACCTCCGGAAATGACCGGCAAGTCGCTCATCCATATTCTGTGA
- a CDS encoding murein hydrolase activator EnvC → MIAALRFVLLPLLLLTGTAHAAQADDLEKLRKRIAALQQEFDKTSESKSEVADGLRESERAISDSNRRLHELAQQQQAANRELASLQQRAAAMDKELQGQQAMLGRLLYQQYLDGGDQEYLKLLLNNSDPNQVAREFRYYEYIARDRATTLKSLRNGLAQLQAVTDQVNRKRAEISDLRAEEQGQRQHLEQDRRARQQVLNKIAFQLKQQRREIGRLQHNENRLSQLIDKLAHALPDAHTDNVPFKSLRGRLVLPVKGKIGNKFGARRPESTMAWTGWFLRAAPNQPVKAVAAGQVVYADWLRGFGNLLIIDHGQGYMSLYGNNETLYKQVGDSLHSGDVIATVGSSGGNQDSGLYFELRFEGKPFDPGKWVRH, encoded by the coding sequence GTGATCGCTGCGCTGCGTTTCGTTCTGCTGCCCCTCCTGCTGCTGACAGGGACAGCACACGCCGCGCAGGCGGATGATCTCGAGAAGTTGCGCAAACGCATCGCTGCGTTGCAGCAGGAGTTCGACAAAACCAGCGAATCGAAATCCGAGGTTGCGGATGGATTGCGCGAATCCGAACGTGCCATCAGCGACAGCAACCGCAGGCTGCACGAGCTCGCGCAACAGCAGCAAGCGGCTAACCGCGAATTGGCGTCATTGCAGCAGCGCGCAGCAGCGATGGACAAGGAACTGCAAGGCCAGCAGGCCATGCTGGGGCGGCTGCTATACCAGCAATACCTGGACGGGGGCGACCAGGAATATCTCAAGCTCCTGCTCAACAACAGCGACCCCAACCAGGTTGCACGTGAATTCCGCTATTACGAATACATCGCACGCGACCGTGCCACAACGCTGAAGTCGCTGCGCAATGGCCTGGCCCAATTGCAGGCGGTGACCGATCAGGTCAACCGGAAACGTGCCGAGATATCCGATTTGCGGGCCGAAGAACAGGGGCAGCGGCAGCATCTCGAGCAGGACCGGCGCGCCCGCCAGCAGGTGCTGAACAAGATCGCGTTTCAGCTCAAACAGCAACGTCGCGAAATTGGGCGTTTGCAGCACAACGAGAACCGTCTGTCACAATTGATCGACAAGCTGGCGCACGCCCTGCCTGACGCTCACACCGACAACGTCCCGTTCAAATCCCTCAGGGGAAGATTGGTATTGCCGGTCAAGGGCAAAATAGGCAACAAGTTCGGGGCGCGACGTCCGGAGAGCACCATGGCATGGACCGGCTGGTTCCTGCGTGCAGCGCCCAACCAGCCCGTCAAGGCAGTGGCCGCCGGACAGGTAGTGTATGCCGACTGGCTGCGCGGCTTCGGTAATCTGCTCATCATCGATCATGGCCAGGGCTACATGAGCCTGTATGGCAACAACGAGACCCTGTACAAGCAGGTGGGTGACAGCCTGCACAGTGGCGACGTGATAGCAACCGTCGGCAGTAGCGGCGGCAACCAGGATTCCGGTTTATACTTCGAGCTGCGTTTCGAAGGCAAACCCTTCGACCCAGGCAAATGGGTCAGGCATTAA
- a CDS encoding S41 family peptidase, with translation MSRRLKEYGLIGIGLVAGILVSLQFSAVADKDTELSLPVEELRAFSEVFGRIKSDYVEPVSDKTLITSAINGMLSGLDPHSAYLDADAFKELQVGTQGEFGGLGIEVGMEDGLVKVISPIEDTPAFNAGVKSGDLIIKLDDTLVKGLTLNDAVKRMRGKPGSSILLTIVRKNEPKPLQISVTRAVIKVQSVKSKLAEPGFGFVRVTQFQEHTGENLATALQNLQKQNNGPLQGLVLDLRNDPGGLLTGAVAVSAAFLPKDALVVYTEGRTEDAKMRLTASPDNYLRGSGKSDYLKDLPEAFKTVPMVVLVNGGSASASEIVAGALQDQKRAVIMGTQSFGKGSVQTILPLGNNTAIKLTTARYYTPSGRSIQAKGIVPDIVVEDPATAGFDNAFRLREVDLDKHLSNSQGEDKSEPTAKPAKGQQTKAKDGDAGKVEVAEFGAKNDYQLNQALNLLKGMSILRGK, from the coding sequence ATGAGTCGTCGCCTCAAAGAATATGGTCTCATCGGCATTGGACTGGTGGCAGGAATTCTGGTCAGCCTGCAATTTTCCGCTGTCGCCGACAAAGATACCGAGCTTTCCCTGCCGGTCGAAGAATTGCGCGCCTTCTCGGAAGTGTTCGGACGCATCAAGAGCGATTATGTCGAGCCCGTCAGCGACAAGACCCTGATCACATCGGCAATCAACGGCATGCTGAGCGGCCTCGATCCGCATTCCGCCTATCTGGACGCCGACGCCTTCAAGGAACTGCAGGTCGGTACGCAAGGCGAATTTGGCGGACTGGGCATCGAAGTCGGCATGGAAGACGGGCTGGTCAAGGTCATTTCTCCGATTGAGGACACCCCTGCCTTCAATGCCGGCGTAAAGAGCGGCGACCTCATCATCAAGCTGGACGACACGCTGGTAAAAGGACTCACCCTGAACGATGCGGTGAAGCGCATGCGCGGCAAACCGGGCAGCTCCATCCTGCTCACCATCGTGCGCAAGAACGAACCGAAACCGCTGCAGATCAGCGTGACGCGCGCGGTCATCAAGGTGCAGAGCGTGAAATCCAAGCTGGCGGAACCGGGCTTCGGTTTCGTTCGCGTGACCCAGTTCCAGGAACACACCGGCGAGAACCTTGCAACGGCACTGCAGAACCTGCAGAAACAGAACAATGGCCCATTGCAGGGATTGGTGCTCGACCTGCGCAACGATCCGGGCGGACTGCTCACCGGCGCGGTCGCAGTATCGGCCGCTTTCCTGCCCAAAGATGCGCTGGTCGTCTATACCGAAGGGCGAACTGAAGATGCCAAGATGCGCCTGACCGCCAGCCCGGACAATTACCTGCGCGGCAGCGGCAAGAGCGATTACCTGAAAGATTTGCCGGAAGCTTTCAAGACCGTCCCGATGGTTGTGCTGGTTAATGGCGGCTCGGCCTCGGCCTCCGAAATCGTGGCGGGCGCATTACAGGATCAGAAGCGTGCCGTCATCATGGGCACCCAGTCGTTCGGCAAAGGCTCCGTACAAACCATCCTGCCACTAGGCAACAACACCGCCATCAAACTGACGACTGCACGCTATTACACACCGAGCGGGCGCTCCATTCAGGCCAAGGGCATCGTGCCGGACATCGTGGTGGAAGATCCGGCCACTGCCGGCTTCGACAACGCCTTCCGCTTGCGCGAGGTCGATCTGGACAAGCACCTGAGCAATAGCCAGGGAGAAGACAAGAGCGAGCCGACAGCCAAGCCCGCCAAGGGACAACAAACCAAGGCCAAGGACGGCGACGCTGGCAAGGTCGAGGTCGCCGAATTCGGCGCAAAGAACGATTACCAGCTGAATCAGGCTTTGAATCTGCTTAAGGGAATGAGCATATTGCGCGGGAAATGA
- a CDS encoding GGDEF domain-containing protein has protein sequence MTRYSVERFRAAVFHMYLRVAVAVTFPLSVLYFLFVATPDKGGVPFAFALFAAWLKWRTRHDSEESLRYAGWFLLMLMCLMLYGTYVSNEKLHQEVWMMIFPIAFAPIVAERERIIWIVVGALSLSAVSMLRLEPLTLMSTFVFLSAYLTLGLITMMLVRHNEQNIERLAHLTITDPLTRTFNRGYLKEVMASEINRCRRGGQALTVIMLDIDHFKMFNDTYGHLFGDSVLEQVAESLMKSAQRAGDYVFRYGGEEFCILTSGLDRDESWQFTEKLRLSIYALNIENRQSPHRRLTASAGFWCVTELDEITTSALLLNADNALYRAKEAGRDRVVDFEDIPTAEKTGSTRLQGSPA, from the coding sequence ATGACCCGATATTCCGTTGAGCGTTTCAGAGCAGCCGTATTCCATATGTACCTGCGTGTGGCAGTAGCGGTCACCTTTCCCCTGTCGGTTCTTTACTTTCTGTTTGTGGCAACACCCGACAAGGGCGGAGTGCCGTTTGCCTTTGCGCTGTTTGCTGCGTGGCTGAAATGGCGTACGCGACACGACAGTGAAGAATCCCTGCGTTACGCAGGCTGGTTTTTGCTGATGCTCATGTGCTTGATGCTCTATGGCACATATGTCAGCAATGAAAAACTGCATCAGGAAGTCTGGATGATGATATTCCCGATCGCTTTCGCACCCATCGTGGCGGAGCGCGAGCGTATTATCTGGATCGTGGTAGGGGCGCTGAGTCTGTCAGCGGTCTCGATGCTGCGCCTGGAACCGCTCACCTTGATGTCTACCTTTGTGTTTTTGAGCGCATACCTGACCCTGGGCTTGATCACCATGATGCTGGTGCGGCACAACGAGCAGAATATCGAGCGCCTGGCGCACCTGACGATCACCGATCCGCTTACCAGAACCTTTAACCGCGGCTACCTGAAAGAGGTGATGGCAAGCGAGATCAATCGCTGCAGGCGCGGCGGCCAGGCGCTGACAGTGATCATGCTGGATATCGACCACTTCAAGATGTTCAACGATACCTATGGTCACCTATTTGGCGATAGCGTACTTGAACAAGTGGCGGAGTCGCTGATGAAGTCGGCGCAACGGGCCGGCGACTACGTATTCCGTTACGGCGGCGAGGAGTTCTGCATCCTCACTTCCGGGCTGGATCGCGATGAATCCTGGCAATTCACCGAGAAGTTGCGCTTGAGCATCTATGCCTTGAATATCGAGAATCGGCAATCTCCGCATCGCCGCCTGACTGCATCGGCTGGTTTTTGGTGTGTGACAGAACTGGACGAAATTACAACGAGCGCGTTGCTGCTGAATGCCGACAATGCGCTATACCGGGCCAAGGAAGCGGGCCGCGACCGGGTGGTTGATTTCGAGGATATCCCGACGGCAGAAAAGACCGGATCGACCAGGTTGCAAGGCTCGCCAGCCTGA